The sequence TCATTTGACGCTCAATCTCAACTTTTTGGCGCTCTTTAGAACGGATCGCTTCACCTAAAGAACTCAAACGGCTGTTTAATTGCAATTTTTCTTCATGGGTTTTTTTCAAGAGGGTTTTTTTGTTTTGAATATCTTTGGCAATATCGCTCACTTTTTGCGTGTTAGCTAATAATAAGGTGGCTAACAAAAACACCCCTAATTTATACATAATTTGGTTCTCCAAGCTACAAGTAAAACAGAAATAAATGAGACCACAAGGCTAAAAAGCAATCCCCATAAAAAATTATTTAAAACAAAATCACTCCCTATAATACCCAAAGTATCCATGATTTTTTCAAAATTTTTTTGTGAAGTGATATAAAGCATTAACATGGGAGCTATAAAACTAGCGATTAAAGAATCCACCAAAGCTATTTTATACAAAAACCCATTTTTAAAAGACGCCGAGGCCCCCAATAAATCCATAATCTCCAACCTCTCATGGTATTGATAGATCCAAATGCGGACTTGCTTGAACATCAATAAAACCGATAAGACAAAGATGACTAACGCAAAGATATAAATAGTGGCTTTAATCAAACTTAAGAGATCATACACTTGCATGTAAGTTTTGGCAAAGACTTCAACTTTTTGAACGCCAGGGATTTTGAGCAATTTTTCTTTAATGTTTTCTAAACGCTCTTGAGTAGGGAAGCTAGAAAGTTGCAAAGAATAAAAAAAGGGCAAATTTTTTCTTAATGTTTTGATACCATCTAAGCCTAGAGTTTTTTGAAGAGGTTCTAAGGAATAATTAGGATCGATCTCTTTTAGTGCCACGATCTCGCTAAAATTTTGACGCAACAATTCTAACCCTAATTTTTGCGTGCTAGCTAACACGACTGAATAATCTTCAATCAATTTTTTTTCTTTCTGTGCGATCGCCCCATTGATAAACAGCACGCATTCCAAACCAAACAACAACGCCACAAGGGGAATGATAAAGGCTAAATGTTTTTTAAGAGTATTCATAAACTTCCCCATCTTCTATATAAAATTTCCTATGATAAGCGCTAAAATTTTTAGGGAATTTATGCGTAACCACTACGATCGTAGCGTTTAATTGCGTGTTCATGCCCCTTAATAAGCTCCAAATTTTATCACTAGAATAATCGTCTAAATTCCCAGTAGGCTCATCGGCTAAAATGAGTTCAGGGCAGTTTGCCATAGCCCTTGCCATAGCCACTCTTTGTTGCTCACCCCCACTGAGTTCTTTAGGGTAGCGGTTAGCCTTATGGCGTAAATCAATATACCCTAAAAGTTTTTCTAGCTGCAAGTGGCATTCTTCTTTTTTAACACCGCAAATCACCATAGGCAGTTTGATATTTTGCTCAATCGTGTAATCTTGGATCAATTTATAGTCTTGAAAAACCACGCCGATATTTTTACGCAAATCTAAAATCATCGTTTTTGAAGCATTATTCATGTTGATATTACAAACTTCTAATTTACCGCTAAAAACTTTTAAATCCCCATAAAACGAACGCAAAAGCGTGCTTTTACCGCTCCCACTAGACCCTGAAATAAACACAAAATCCTTCCGTTTGATGCGTAAATTAGCATGTTTGATGACCGGCTCGTTTTGTTGGTATTGTAAGCATAGATTATTCGCTGCAATGATTATACTCATCAAATTCCTTTAGGATATTTTGAAGCAAAAGATGCGCTTTGTGGTTGTTTAAAGTTTTTAATGGGCTTTTATTGAGGTAAAAAACTTGATTTTTTACTGATAAAACAAACAAACGCATAGGCCAATCAAAATCCCCCATGCTCAATTCCACTAAAAAATCCCCCTTATTCTCATAGATATTGCAAACATGCACAAAATACCCTTCTTTAATGATTTTTGGGGTTTTTAAAATCATTCCAACGCTCTTTTGATTAAGTGTTATTGTATCAAAAGAAAAATCAAATGCATGGTTATTAAAAGGGGTTTCATTGGATTCTAAAGAATAAATTCTTAAATCATAAATATCTTTTTTGAGTTTATTCCAACGCGCTTCATACTTGCTGACAACTGGGATTTGAGCGTTTTTTTTGATTTCTATTTCGCTTTTAAAATGTTTTAAGGCTAATTTTAGGCTGTCTTCAAAATAAAGAGTATCATCAGTGCGTAATTCCAAAAACCCATTAGGTTCTAAAACCCTTAAAGCTTCGTCTAAAAATCTTTCGCTTAACACTCGGCGGTGTTTTTTGTCATTCCACGGCACAGGGAAATGCACAAAAATTTTCTCGCACTTGTGATGCGGTATGCTCTCTAAAACCAAACGACCATCGCCTTGTAACACATGCAGATTTTTTAAATCCAATAATTCTATTTGTTTTAATACTTGTGCGATAGAGGGGGTATAAATTTCTATCCCTAAACATGTTTTAGTGGGGTTGTTTTTGGCTAATTCCATCAAATGCCTCCCACTCCCAAAACCAATTTCCATTAAAATAGGGGCTTGATTTTCTTTGATAAAGTCTTCAAAATCCTCTAAATCAAGGGCTTTTTTTCCGCTCGCATGTTTAGAATTTTCTTGCAAATTATGCAAAATCACTTCAAAAGATTGTGCATAAATCCTTAAGGCTTGTTTTAAAATCTCTCTTTTTAAGGGCGTTGCTTTTTCGCTTTTGATTAAAAAATCATTCGCTCGCCTGATTTTTTGCAATAAAAAAATATGGTCTTTAAAACTCGCATACACACAACTTTTAGTGGGGTGTTTTAAGCTTGAAAATTCTTTATGAAAACAAAAATCCCCACTTATTATTGGGTATTCTAAAGGTTTGCAATCTAACTTGGCTAAAAAATGGGGCATTCAAACTCTTTTAGCGCTCTAAAAACAAACGCACTTCTTTGCTAGGGTGCGATTCTAAACCATCTTTATCCACGCTCACTACCTGATAGCGATAAGGCACACCCACTTTCATGTCCTTATCCACAAATTGGTTTTGCGTGACATTCCCAAAGCGCAAAGGGGTTTTGGAATTGTCTTCAAAACGATACACTGCATAAGCGACTATCCTAGGGCTTAAGTTGTTTTCCCACTGGATAAAGGCTGAAGCGTCTTGAATGATCCCTTTAACGATAACAGGGGCTTCAGGCCTATCAGCGGTCTCACCAATGGCTGGCTCTTTCGGTAGGGCTCCTTCAAGATGCGTTTTGTCTAGGGCGACGACTTTATAATAACGAGTGAGGTTGTCTTTTTCTATCTTATCCACATAGGAAGTGTTGGTAGTTTGAGCGATGAGTTTGTATTTATCGTTGCGGTTATTGGAAGCGTAAATGCGATAAGCCACCACATCTACTTGAGGGGATTTATCCCAACTCAATTCAATTTGTCGTGTGAGGTTTTGACTCACTCTAACATTAGTGATTTCTTTGGGTAAGTCTTTGGTTTTTCCCTCCACTACCATGCTAGGTCTAGACTTATCGCCCATGAAATTTTCTGCAATGATTCGGTAGCGGTATTTTTTCCCATATTCTAAATCCCTATCAAAAAACTCCACAAACAAGCGGTTTCTAACAGTCCCTACATTCAAAAACTTGCCGTCTTTATTTTGCCTTTGAATGATATATCTAGAAACGCTAGGGTTAGGGTGGGGGCTCCAAAAAATTTTCACACTTCTTGGGTATTCAAGG comes from Helicobacter acinonychis and encodes:
- the trmB gene encoding tRNA (guanosine(46)-N7)-methyltransferase TrmB, yielding MPHFLAKLDCKPLEYPIISGDFCFHKEFSSLKHPTKSCVYASFKDHIFLLQKIRRANDFLIKSEKATPLKREILKQALRIYAQSFEVILHNLQENSKHASGKKALDLEDFEDFIKENQAPILMEIGFGSGRHLMELAKNNPTKTCLGIEIYTPSIAQVLKQIELLDLKNLHVLQGDGRLVLESIPHHKCEKIFVHFPVPWNDKKHRRVLSERFLDEALRVLEPNGFLELRTDDTLYFEDSLKLALKHFKSEIEIKKNAQIPVVSKYEARWNKLKKDIYDLRIYSLESNETPFNNHAFDFSFDTITLNQKSVGMILKTPKIIKEGYFVHVCNIYENKGDFLVELSMGDFDWPMRLFVLSVKNQVFYLNKSPLKTLNNHKAHLLLQNILKEFDEYNHCSE
- a CDS encoding FtsX-like permease family protein, with amino-acid sequence MNTLKKHLAFIIPLVALLFGLECVLFINGAIAQKEKKLIEDYSVVLASTQKLGLELLRQNFSEIVALKEIDPNYSLEPLQKTLGLDGIKTLRKNLPFFYSLQLSSFPTQERLENIKEKLLKIPGVQKVEVFAKTYMQVYDLLSLIKATIYIFALVIFVLSVLLMFKQVRIWIYQYHERLEIMDLLGASASFKNGFLYKIALVDSLIASFIAPMLMLYITSQKNFEKIMDTLGIIGSDFVLNNFLWGLLFSLVVSFISVLLVAWRTKLCIN
- a CDS encoding ABC transporter ATP-binding protein; its protein translation is MSIIIAANNLCLQYQQNEPVIKHANLRIKRKDFVFISGSSGSGKSTLLRSFYGDLKVFSGKLEVCNINMNNASKTMILDLRKNIGVVFQDYKLIQDYTIEQNIKLPMVICGVKKEECHLQLEKLLGYIDLRHKANRYPKELSGGEQQRVAMARAMANCPELILADEPTGNLDDYSSDKIWSLLRGMNTQLNATIVVVTHKFPKNFSAYHRKFYIEDGEVYEYS
- a CDS encoding fibronectin type III domain-containing protein; translation: MKKKYFMLLIQSSVVLAIFIGCSSTRNHTFSALNNKENIDTKLPVVHSIKTINDVSSVGFEWPKIDDTYDIDGFILYRLKKDSQLKRIATLKNPYATHYYDEGLETESSYTYQIATYKGDKVSNLSEPILVKTSFINPVESVFASLEYPRSVKIFWSPHPNPSVSRYIIQRQNKDGKFLNVGTVRNRLFVEFFDRDLEYGKKYRYRIIAENFMGDKSRPSMVVEGKTKDLPKEITNVRVSQNLTRQIELSWDKSPQVDVVAYRIYASNNRNDKYKLIAQTTNTSYVDKIEKDNLTRYYKVVALDKTHLEGALPKEPAIGETADRPEAPVIVKGIIQDASAFIQWENNLSPRIVAYAVYRFEDNSKTPLRFGNVTQNQFVDKDMKVGVPYRYQVVSVDKDGLESHPSKEVRLFLER